Genomic DNA from Thermotoga petrophila RKU-1:
TTCGGATTCGACTTCTTCAAAAGGATGGTTCTTGCAAAGGATGATTCAGAATTCTTGAAAATCTGGAAAGAAAGGCTTGAGACTCCCCAGAAGTTTTTCAACGAAGAAATCGCTTACGTTTTTGCGGAAAAGTTAGCAAAACTGGATCCAGAAGGCTTCGAAGAATTTCTCCTCGAACTTGAAAGGGAAAATGTCGAAAACTCCTCAAATCTCACACTTGCTCTGGTTTATGAAACATTTTACAAATTCTACAGTACGCTCAGAGAAACCTTCAAAGCCAAGCGTTATCTCAGAAAGGCGATATTCGTCTACAACCTGATAAGTTTGAGAGAAGTATCAGTCAAACTGGAGGCAGAAGAAAAAACTCAAATTGAAGGGAAAAAACCGTCGTTTTATCTATTGATAGGCTTCATAGAAACAGAAAAGGAATTTTCTGATATGATGGAGTTTGCTTCGGCAAGGCTTTCAGAGGTGATTCCGTACGAGGTTTTTTCAATTCGAATAATCGAAAGAACGAGGAGAGACGAGAGGGGCGAAATTCAAAATTTTTGGTTTTTTCAATTCGAATAATCGAAAGAACCACGAAAAAGGTGATGGAAGAATATTCAACATCTCCAATAACCCCACCAATGGAAAAAGACTTCCTCGAAATTTCACCCTTCAGGACAGTCATGTCCTTCCATCTCGATATGAAGCACGACATGATCGTTGGTGTCGAGACCAACCTTGAATGTGACGAAAAGACAGCCTGGGAGCTGGTGGAAACGCTCGAACAATTTGGAAACATTCTCACCACCATTCTCAGAGAACGTCTCTACAGAGACAGAAGTATGAAGGATCCTCTCACGGGAGTTCTGTCCAGGTGGTACTTCATGGAACGTCTTGAGGAAGAGGCGTACAAATCTTCGAGGTATAAATCTCCACTCTCCATCATCATGTGCGATGCCGATGACTTCAAAAAGATAAACGATCAATTTGGACACGTAGCGGGCGACAAAACTCTCAACTGGCTGGGAAGAAAGATGAGGTCTGTTTTGAGAAAGAGTGATCTTGTGGGAAGATACGGTGGAGAAGAGTTCATCATAGCTCTCCCCGGAACCTCTCTGGAAGAGGCAAAGATCGTGGCAGAGAAATTAAGAAAGGCCGTTATGGAAGATCCTGAGAACATCTACCATGTTACTCTGAGCTTTGGGGTGGCAGAATACAAAAACGGCGAAGATCCTCTTGAAACAATAAAGAGGGCCGATG
This window encodes:
- a CDS encoding GGDEF domain-containing protein: MEEYSTSPITPPMEKDFLEISPFRTVMSFHLDMKHDMIVGVETNLECDEKTAWELVETLEQFGNILTTILRERLYRDRSMKDPLTGVLSRWYFMERLEEEAYKSSRYKSPLSIIMCDADDFKKINDQFGHVAGDKTLNWLGRKMRSVLRKSDLVGRYGGEEFIIALPGTSLEEAKIVAEKLRKAVMEDPENIYHVTLSFGVAEYKNGEDPLETIKRADEALYLAKTLGKNSVVTEKVLSRRSS